Proteins encoded together in one Miscanthus floridulus cultivar M001 chromosome 16, ASM1932011v1, whole genome shotgun sequence window:
- the LOC136511829 gene encoding uncharacterized protein, with protein MSVQQCAPQTETGVTSREEVNVLKRNSDDVGWEYGFLVDANNKDKVECKFCGHRSQGGVHRLKEHVANVGTNAKKCRKSTQEAKDKCKKSLEDSKRKRKEQVVRELELREDVNVSRVGTEDDGVTCVGSSEPHKLGPIDKWTRAIDPKATKSESLKQQKLNKELWKQRTHEVHKYIARWAYKHAIPFNACDNDEFKQMCEAIGQFGFGLEPPSLRDLRESLLDEEYARTKSLLQEREAEKVKNGCSVMTDAWSDRKRRSIMNLCTNCADGSSFVSSKEMSDVSHTSEVIFELVDKAIEDIGPDDVVQVVTDNASNNMGAKKLLLEKRPNIFWTSCATHTINLMLQGIGNMPRLKKVIDQAKALTIFVYGHTRTLECLRHFTEGREIIRPGVTRFASAFLTLNSILEKDQLRKMVVHNRWDTLKDVKSKKGKDATATKLSPTFWKDVKLCLSVFEPLVKVLRLVDGDAKPSMGFIYGELLKAKREIKEAYGNV; from the exons ATGTCGGTCCAACAATGTGCTCCTCAAACTGAAACTGGTGTTACATCTCGGGAGGAGGTGAATGTCCTGAAAAGGAATTCAGATGATGTTGGATGGGAGTATGGGTTTCTAGTGGATGCAAAcaacaaggacaaggtggagtgCAAATTCTGTGGTCATCGGAGCCAAGGAGGGGTCCATCGGTTGAAGGAACATGTGGCCAATGTTGGAACAAATGCGAAGAAATGCAGGAAGAGCACACAGGAGGCTAAAGACAAGTGCAAGAAATCACTAGAAGATTCAAAAAGGAAGAGGAAGGAGCAGGTTGTTCGTGAACTAGAGCTTAGAGAAGACGTGAATGTTTCTCGGGTTGGAACAGAGGATGATGGAGTGACTTGTGTTGGAAGTTCAGAGCCTCACAAATTAGGACCCATTGATAAGTGGACACGTGCTATTGATCCTAAAGCAACAAAATCTGAGTCTTTGAAGCAACAGAAGCTAAACAAGGAACTTTGGAAACAAAGAACACATGAGGTGCATAAATATATTGCAAGATGGGCATATAAACATG CCATACCATTCAATGCTTGTGACAATGATGAGTTCAAGCAAATGTGTGAAGCAATTGGACAGTTTGGTTTTGGACTTGAACCTCCATCTCTGCGTGATCTGCGAGAGAGTTTgctagatgaagaatatgcaagaaCCAAGAGTTTGCTGCAAGAACGTGAGGCTGAGAAGGTGAAGAATGGGTGCTCTGTTATGACTGATGCTTGGTCAGATAGGAAGAGGAGAAGTATAATGAACCTGTGCACTAACTGTGCTGATGGATCCAGTTTTGTCAGCTCAAAAGAGATGTCAGATGTGTCACACACAAGTGAAGTCATATTTGAACTAGTGGACAAAGCAATTGAAGACATTGGTCCGGATGATGTGGTGCAAGTAGTGACAGACAATGCTTCTAACAACATGGGAGCAAAGAAGCTATTGCTTGAGAAGAGACCAAACATCTTTTGGACCTCTTGTGCAACTCAcacaatcaatttgatgctccaaGGAATTGGCAACATGCCACGGTTGAAGAAGGTGATTGACCAAGCAAAGGCATTAACCATATTTGTCTATGGGCACACAAGAACATTGGAGTGCTTGAGACACTTCACAGAGGGGAGAGAGATAATAAGGCCAGGAGTGACTAGGTTTGCTTCAGCTTTTCTCACTTTGAACAGCATACTAGAGAAGGACCAACTAAGAAAGATGGTGGTTCATAATAGGTGGGAcacattgaaggatgtgaagtcaaAAAAGGGAAAAGATGCAACAGCAACAAAATTGAGTCCAACCTTTTGGAAGGATGTGAAGCTGTGTTTGAGTGTTTTTGAGCCATTGGTCAAAGTTCTTCGTTTGGTTGATGGGGATGCGAAGCCATCAATGGGTTTCATATATGGAGAACTACTGAAGGCAAAGAGAGAGATCAAGGAAGCCTATGGCAATGTTTAG